From a region of the Burkholderia glumae LMG 2196 = ATCC 33617 genome:
- a CDS encoding type I polyketide synthase, protein MNAHTTTPSTHTPPPLDLPRDYPAPVTPRYRRMRHDMAVPAAAAEAVGVRARQDGYAETTLWLAALGMTLARYADQRSVPLDLITCADARSEPARTRLTLDVAPAASADVLFRATRDALDQRTPHDAERMPASVTASFTGLPADLAVAALTEAALDDADVLFVDSEVNFMLIRRADALLLECDYDEDRYEAATIAGMLTSWLGAATALADAVATPVGELPLWPAHALAAWRDTLRGPVAEIPDLTVSALIREAAERAPDAIAVETATQRLSYRELLQRAARVARALRARGVQPGERVAVCVERRVDLLSALLGVMTAGCAYVPLDPGYPAARRDFILENADVRLVIAEATADGAHPQVTLDALLEGSAGDDASTDFSDGDPAAIAYVIYTSGSTGQPKGVRVAHRAAVNLLLAMLERSGLQTDETWLAVTTPMFDIAFAELFVPLVAGGRVWLASRDETADPLALASRIEEARVRVLQATPATWRLLIASQWRGKHDLTAVCGGEALDQPLAHALRPLVGRLCNVYGPTEATVWATWHEVRDHGFVAIGTPLRNVQLHILDAHGAPVPPGVAGELYIGGAGLADGYHGRDSLTRDRFVEMAFDGDRAVRLYRTGDLVRASASGAIRWLARLDNQVKLRGFRIELGDVEAALAALPGVRQAVAMVERLDEHDQRLVAYVVHDEGAAADRSAQWREGLRRTLPDYMIPAGFVPIERVPLTDNGKVDRNRLPALTRAASSAPQAAAHGSTLERVQAIWRDVLRTPEVDVDINFFDLGGHSVLLLQMQQKIEQAFGTRVPRIEFFRNPTVAGLAAYLDARGKPAGAVVRPCGRGRGETPVGSASVAVVGIGVRVPGASSVDAFWRNLREGVESRTEFSEAELREAGVSPALLADPNFVRAGFVLDDIDQFDATFFGMSPREAELLDPQQRIFLECAWQALEDAGIDPQKEGDRIGVFAGSDASGYHKSILAPLESDSAPAAAFQIRISNEKDHLPTRVSYRLNLHGPSVNVQTACSTSLVAVHLAAQSLLRGECDGALAGGVCIHVPHRIGYLYQEGMVASPDGHCRAFDRQGAGTVFGSGAGVVVLKRLDDALAAGDRIYAVVKGTAINNDGSGKVGYTAPSVDGQAAAIMEAHAVAGVDPRAIGYVEAHGTATPLGDPIEIAALTQAFRASTEDTGFCAIGSVKTNIGHLDQAAGVAGLIKAVLTVFHGEIPPSLHCTQTNPDIPFDASPFFVNTQLRAWSPEGGVRVAGVSSFGIGGTNAHAILESVPEVVREAASTGRGAQVLTLSARSEEALRALSKRYASFVEQGSADLASICYTANTGRSAFEQRAAWVVRERAELVSRLRGFGEGGEQPALLRGVYRNRRPRVAMLFTGQGSQYGGMGRELYQCEPVFKAALDECASVLEGELEVGLLEVLYGASTALLDRTDYTQPALFALGYALRRTWESWGVTPQVVMGHSLGEYMAAQAAGVLTLEAGLKLVASRGRLMQSRCAGGAMLSVMLDAATLSERLAEQGDGLVIAALNGPLQQVVAGPSERIEALRVRLEREGVRTDRLPGSHAFHSPLVEPMLEAYEAQLKATQLSAPQMPLVSNVSGAVSGEEVAGAGYWLAHTRAPVRFGLGIEALVGHGVDVVLEIGARPTLTALARQTLGPDSEVVSLASLRPGRGEVEQMLESAAALYVRGAVLDWESLHRVERPIKVALPTYPFQRKRYWVDASQHADVSAHRHAASEENGLHTLLGRRLKLPRSAEVRFEAEFRPDWPAYVDHHRLFGAMVVPGASHIAMFLAAAEAVYGEAGCVVDEILFLRPFVMPEAGRRSVQIVMRPAAGQSHAIEMVTLAPQRDPADDAAWTLHVEARSIRGPRALPPAPDASELEGVKARCADYLSGADFYSKVWIPGMDTGNSFRWIDEIWRGDAEALCRTRLPALLEPIDGPFHAGLVESGFQLLNSCWQFATEELLKTDYIYVPFSIDSYRLYGRPTTDRLWVHARIVRQGEGEENGVTADIRVFEDSGRVIAHVRGFEVRRLHRSAVHTLLQGDGTDRLFAPRWQRLDDLVISPLPADDCVLIAGDGAGAGAALAARLRGVGVRCLRIDAASHTSDELTVALADPASEAAWRDTLRAAAARAGQGTLQVVDLRALDLGVGAEVPADALAVQAQLCGGALALVGALTQVDRPVRVNFITRGAQEPGGTLNVERAAQATLIGLARVVAAEHPEWGCRTIDLDPATADPAAALAPLLHAAPDELQLAIRDGAVHAARLGRVKPARRDAPSLESNGSYLITGGLGGLGLRLAQQLAKAGVKRLVLMSRGAPDAAATTAIDALRQLGCTVDLARCDVADPAAMRLAWHETVLSGPFPLKGIFHAAGALRDGVLGGQSWAEFAVPLHAKVAGALNLHALSLDAPLDCFVCFSSISALFGTAGQANYAAANAYLDALVGARRTLGLPATSIQWGPFAEVGMAASLDRAHRDKATARGLQLLAPDELLKHIEAARRADVATVVIGNDDWQRYAQTEPSEGVRKLLADWLPTEAADTARVATHDERDRFDALALPALRDALAIYLQAQIAVMLGRSAEEVAPTRGFLELGLDSLAAVEFRSKVQRDLRLSLPATFAFDYGNVELGADFLFERLKAARAPAADEAVPAAGIGSPEPAAAEAVDDVDAELARLEASLRR, encoded by the coding sequence ATGAACGCACATACGACTACGCCCTCGACGCACACGCCCCCCCCGCTCGACCTGCCGCGGGACTATCCCGCGCCGGTCACGCCCCGCTACCGCCGGATGCGACACGATATGGCCGTGCCGGCGGCGGCGGCAGAGGCGGTCGGCGTACGGGCGCGACAAGACGGCTATGCGGAGACGACACTCTGGCTCGCGGCGCTTGGCATGACGCTGGCCCGCTATGCGGACCAGCGCAGCGTGCCGCTCGATCTGATCACGTGTGCCGATGCGCGGAGCGAGCCGGCGCGAACGCGCCTGACGCTCGACGTCGCGCCGGCAGCCTCGGCCGATGTGCTGTTCCGTGCGACCCGTGACGCCCTCGATCAGCGCACGCCGCATGACGCCGAACGAATGCCTGCTTCGGTCACGGCGTCGTTCACCGGCTTGCCCGCTGATCTCGCCGTGGCGGCGCTGACTGAGGCGGCGCTGGACGATGCCGATGTGCTGTTCGTCGACAGCGAGGTCAATTTCATGCTGATCCGCCGCGCGGACGCACTCCTGCTCGAGTGCGACTACGACGAGGATCGCTACGAAGCCGCGACGATCGCGGGCATGCTGACGAGCTGGCTTGGCGCGGCCACTGCGTTGGCGGATGCAGTGGCCACGCCGGTCGGCGAGCTGCCATTGTGGCCGGCGCATGCGCTTGCTGCGTGGCGTGACACGCTGCGCGGCCCGGTGGCGGAGATTCCCGATCTGACGGTCAGCGCGCTGATCCGTGAGGCCGCGGAGCGGGCGCCGGATGCGATCGCTGTCGAGACGGCGACGCAGCGGCTGAGTTATCGCGAACTGTTGCAGCGCGCGGCGCGGGTCGCCCGCGCGCTTCGCGCACGCGGGGTCCAGCCGGGCGAGCGCGTGGCGGTGTGCGTGGAGCGCCGGGTCGATCTGCTCAGCGCGCTGCTCGGCGTGATGACGGCCGGCTGCGCGTACGTCCCGCTGGACCCCGGCTACCCGGCAGCGCGCCGCGATTTCATCCTGGAGAACGCCGACGTCCGGCTCGTGATCGCGGAAGCGACGGCCGACGGCGCGCACCCGCAGGTTACGCTGGACGCCTTGTTGGAAGGCTCGGCCGGCGACGACGCGAGCACCGACTTCAGCGATGGCGATCCAGCCGCGATCGCCTACGTGATCTACACCTCGGGTTCGACGGGACAGCCCAAGGGTGTCCGCGTCGCCCATCGCGCGGCCGTCAACCTGCTGCTCGCGATGCTCGAGCGCAGCGGCCTGCAGACCGACGAGACGTGGCTGGCCGTGACCACGCCGATGTTCGACATCGCGTTCGCGGAGCTGTTCGTGCCGCTGGTCGCCGGCGGCCGCGTATGGCTTGCCAGCCGCGACGAAACGGCGGACCCGCTGGCGCTGGCGAGCAGGATCGAAGAGGCGCGGGTGCGCGTGCTGCAGGCAACCCCGGCTACGTGGCGGCTGCTGATCGCCTCGCAATGGCGTGGCAAACACGACCTGACCGCCGTATGCGGCGGCGAAGCGCTCGACCAGCCTCTCGCACATGCGCTGCGTCCGCTGGTGGGCCGCCTGTGCAATGTCTACGGGCCGACAGAGGCGACCGTGTGGGCCACCTGGCATGAAGTGCGCGACCACGGCTTCGTGGCGATCGGCACGCCGCTGCGCAATGTGCAGTTGCACATCCTCGACGCACACGGCGCGCCGGTGCCGCCCGGTGTGGCCGGCGAGCTATATATCGGCGGTGCGGGCCTCGCCGACGGCTACCACGGTCGCGATTCGCTGACGCGGGACCGATTCGTCGAGATGGCGTTCGACGGCGATCGCGCGGTTCGGCTGTATCGCACCGGTGACCTGGTGCGGGCGAGCGCGAGCGGTGCGATCCGCTGGCTCGCGCGGCTCGATAACCAGGTGAAGCTGCGCGGCTTCCGGATTGAGCTGGGCGACGTCGAGGCCGCGTTGGCCGCGCTGCCGGGCGTGCGCCAGGCGGTGGCCATGGTCGAACGCCTCGATGAGCACGACCAGCGACTCGTCGCTTACGTCGTGCATGACGAGGGCGCGGCCGCGGACCGCTCGGCGCAGTGGCGCGAGGGTCTGCGCCGCACACTGCCCGACTACATGATTCCGGCGGGGTTCGTGCCCATCGAGCGGGTGCCATTGACCGACAACGGCAAGGTCGACCGCAATCGGCTGCCGGCACTCACCCGCGCGGCGTCGTCTGCGCCCCAGGCTGCGGCGCACGGATCGACGCTCGAGCGCGTGCAGGCGATCTGGCGGGATGTGCTGCGCACACCCGAGGTGGACGTCGATATCAATTTCTTCGATCTCGGTGGCCATTCGGTGTTGCTGCTGCAGATGCAGCAGAAGATCGAGCAGGCGTTCGGCACGCGCGTGCCGCGCATCGAGTTCTTCCGCAATCCAACCGTGGCCGGGCTGGCCGCCTATCTCGACGCGCGCGGCAAGCCGGCCGGTGCCGTTGTCCGGCCATGCGGACGCGGCCGGGGCGAGACGCCGGTGGGCTCGGCGAGCGTTGCCGTGGTCGGGATCGGGGTGCGGGTACCGGGCGCGTCGAGCGTCGATGCATTCTGGCGCAACCTGCGCGAAGGCGTCGAATCGCGCACGGAATTCAGCGAGGCCGAGCTGCGCGAGGCGGGCGTCTCGCCGGCGCTGCTCGCCGATCCGAACTTCGTACGCGCGGGCTTCGTGCTCGACGACATTGACCAGTTCGACGCGACCTTCTTCGGCATGAGCCCGCGCGAAGCCGAGCTGCTCGATCCACAGCAGCGGATCTTTCTCGAATGCGCGTGGCAGGCGCTCGAGGATGCCGGCATCGATCCGCAAAAGGAGGGGGACAGGATTGGCGTATTCGCGGGCTCGGACGCGAGCGGCTATCACAAATCGATACTCGCGCCGCTCGAATCGGACTCTGCACCGGCGGCGGCCTTCCAGATCCGCATCAGCAACGAGAAGGATCACCTGCCGACGCGGGTCAGCTACCGCTTGAACCTGCACGGTCCAAGCGTCAACGTGCAGACGGCCTGCTCGACTTCGCTGGTCGCCGTGCATCTGGCCGCGCAAAGCCTGTTGCGCGGAGAGTGTGACGGGGCGCTCGCCGGCGGGGTCTGCATCCACGTTCCGCATCGTATCGGCTATTTGTACCAGGAAGGGATGGTGGCGTCGCCCGACGGGCATTGTCGTGCATTCGACAGGCAGGGCGCGGGCACCGTGTTTGGCAGCGGCGCTGGCGTGGTCGTGCTGAAACGGCTCGACGACGCGCTCGCGGCCGGGGACCGCATCTATGCGGTGGTGAAGGGAACGGCGATCAACAACGACGGCTCCGGCAAGGTCGGCTACACCGCACCGAGCGTCGACGGTCAGGCAGCCGCAATCATGGAGGCGCACGCGGTGGCTGGTGTCGATCCACGCGCGATCGGCTACGTCGAGGCGCATGGCACGGCGACGCCGCTCGGCGATCCGATCGAGATCGCCGCGCTGACGCAGGCGTTCCGCGCATCGACCGAGGACACCGGCTTCTGCGCGATCGGCTCGGTCAAGACCAACATCGGACACCTCGATCAGGCGGCGGGCGTCGCCGGGTTGATCAAGGCGGTCCTCACGGTATTTCACGGCGAGATCCCGCCGAGCCTGCACTGCACGCAGACCAACCCGGATATTCCGTTCGACGCAAGCCCGTTCTTTGTCAATACGCAGTTGCGCGCCTGGAGCCCCGAGGGCGGCGTGCGCGTTGCCGGCGTAAGTTCGTTCGGGATCGGCGGTACGAATGCGCACGCGATCCTGGAATCGGTACCGGAGGTGGTGCGCGAGGCGGCGAGCACGGGCCGCGGCGCGCAGGTGCTGACGCTGTCGGCGCGCAGCGAGGAAGCCCTGCGCGCGCTGTCGAAGCGTTATGCCTCGTTTGTGGAGCAAGGCTCGGCGGATCTGGCGTCGATCTGCTACACGGCGAACACGGGGCGCAGCGCGTTCGAGCAGCGCGCGGCATGGGTGGTGCGCGAGCGAGCGGAGCTGGTGTCGCGGCTGCGTGGGTTCGGCGAGGGTGGCGAACAGCCAGCGCTGTTGCGCGGGGTGTACCGGAATCGCCGGCCTCGGGTGGCGATGCTGTTCACGGGCCAGGGTTCGCAATATGGGGGAATGGGCCGGGAGCTGTACCAGTGCGAGCCGGTATTCAAGGCGGCGCTGGACGAATGCGCGAGCGTGCTGGAAGGCGAGTTGGAGGTCGGGCTGCTGGAGGTGCTGTACGGGGCGTCGACTGCGCTGCTGGACCGCACGGACTACACGCAGCCGGCGCTGTTCGCGCTGGGTTATGCGTTGAGGCGGACGTGGGAGAGTTGGGGAGTGACGCCGCAGGTGGTGATGGGACACAGCCTGGGCGAGTACATGGCGGCGCAGGCGGCGGGGGTGTTGACGCTGGAGGCGGGGCTGAAGCTGGTGGCGAGCCGCGGCCGGCTGATGCAGAGCCGTTGCGCAGGCGGGGCGATGCTGTCGGTGATGCTGGACGCGGCGACGTTAAGCGAGCGGCTGGCGGAGCAGGGGGACGGGCTGGTGATCGCCGCGCTCAACGGGCCGTTGCAGCAGGTGGTGGCGGGGCCGTCGGAACGGATCGAGGCGTTGCGCGTGCGGCTGGAGCGGGAGGGGGTACGCACGGATCGGCTGCCGGGCTCGCATGCGTTTCACTCGCCGCTGGTGGAGCCGATGCTGGAGGCGTACGAGGCGCAGTTGAAGGCGACGCAGCTGTCGGCACCGCAGATGCCGCTGGTGTCGAACGTGAGCGGCGCGGTGTCGGGCGAGGAAGTGGCGGGGGCGGGGTACTGGTTGGCGCATACACGTGCGCCGGTGCGGTTTGGTCTCGGGATCGAGGCGCTGGTGGGGCATGGGGTGGATGTGGTGCTGGAAATCGGCGCGCGTCCGACGCTGACGGCGCTGGCGCGGCAGACGCTGGGGCCGGACAGCGAGGTGGTGTCGTTGGCGAGCCTGCGCCCGGGGCGCGGGGAAGTCGAGCAGATGCTGGAGAGTGCGGCGGCACTGTATGTGCGCGGCGCGGTATTGGACTGGGAGTCGCTGCACCGCGTCGAGCGGCCGATCAAGGTTGCGCTGCCGACCTATCCGTTCCAGCGCAAGCGCTACTGGGTCGACGCGAGCCAACACGCCGATGTATCCGCGCACCGGCATGCGGCGTCCGAAGAGAACGGCCTGCACACGCTGCTCGGCCGGCGCCTGAAGCTGCCGCGTTCGGCCGAGGTCCGCTTCGAGGCGGAATTCCGTCCGGATTGGCCTGCCTATGTGGACCACCATCGCCTGTTTGGCGCGATGGTCGTACCCGGCGCATCGCATATCGCGATGTTCCTGGCCGCCGCCGAGGCGGTCTACGGCGAGGCCGGCTGCGTCGTTGACGAAATTCTGTTCCTGCGGCCGTTTGTGATGCCCGAGGCGGGACGGCGCTCGGTGCAGATCGTGATGCGGCCGGCGGCCGGTCAGTCGCATGCGATCGAGATGGTCACGCTCGCACCGCAACGCGATCCCGCCGACGACGCGGCGTGGACCCTGCATGTCGAGGCCCGCAGCATTCGCGGCCCGCGCGCGCTGCCGCCGGCTCCGGACGCATCGGAGCTGGAGGGGGTCAAGGCGCGCTGCGCGGACTACCTGTCGGGCGCCGATTTCTATTCAAAAGTGTGGATTCCCGGCATGGACACGGGCAATTCATTCCGATGGATCGACGAGATCTGGCGCGGTGACGCGGAGGCGCTGTGTCGCACGCGCTTGCCGGCGCTGCTCGAACCGATCGACGGGCCGTTCCACGCCGGCCTCGTCGAATCGGGTTTCCAACTGCTCAACAGCTGCTGGCAGTTCGCAACCGAGGAGTTGCTGAAGACGGACTACATCTATGTGCCGTTCAGCATCGACAGCTATCGTCTGTACGGCCGCCCCACCACCGACCGCCTGTGGGTCCATGCACGGATCGTCCGACAAGGTGAGGGTGAAGAAAACGGCGTGACTGCGGATATCCGGGTGTTCGAGGACTCGGGGCGTGTGATTGCGCACGTGCGTGGCTTCGAGGTGCGCCGTTTGCATCGAAGCGCGGTGCATACGCTGTTGCAGGGTGACGGAACGGATCGTCTGTTCGCGCCCCGTTGGCAGCGCCTCGACGATCTGGTGATTTCGCCGCTGCCGGCCGACGACTGCGTGCTGATCGCCGGCGACGGCGCGGGAGCCGGTGCGGCGCTGGCCGCCCGATTGCGCGGCGTGGGTGTGCGCTGCCTGCGAATCGATGCGGCATCGCACACCAGCGACGAACTGACCGTGGCGCTGGCCGATCCGGCGAGCGAGGCGGCATGGCGTGACACGCTGCGCGCGGCCGCGGCGCGTGCGGGCCAGGGCACACTGCAGGTCGTGGACCTGCGCGCGCTGGACCTCGGCGTGGGGGCCGAGGTGCCGGCCGATGCGCTCGCCGTTCAAGCGCAGCTGTGCGGTGGCGCACTCGCACTCGTCGGCGCCTTGACGCAGGTCGACAGACCGGTTCGGGTGAACTTCATCACCCGTGGCGCGCAAGAGCCTGGCGGTACGCTGAACGTTGAGCGCGCGGCACAGGCGACGCTGATCGGACTCGCGCGCGTAGTCGCTGCCGAGCATCCGGAATGGGGGTGCCGTACGATCGACCTGGATCCGGCGACGGCCGACCCGGCCGCCGCACTGGCGCCGCTGCTGCACGCCGCACCTGACGAACTGCAGCTTGCGATTCGGGACGGCGCGGTGCATGCCGCCCGCCTTGGGCGCGTGAAACCAGCCCGCCGGGACGCGCCTTCGCTGGAGTCGAACGGCAGCTATCTGATCACTGGCGGGCTGGGCGGCCTGGGCTTGCGCCTTGCGCAGCAACTCGCGAAGGCCGGCGTCAAGCGGCTCGTGCTGATGTCGCGCGGCGCCCCTGACGCTGCCGCGACCACCGCAATCGACGCACTGCGTCAGCTGGGCTGCACGGTCGATCTGGCTCGCTGCGACGTCGCCGATCCTGCGGCGATGCGCCTCGCATGGCATGAGACCGTGCTATCCGGCCCGTTTCCGCTTAAGGGCATCTTCCATGCGGCCGGCGCGCTGCGCGACGGGGTGCTGGGCGGCCAATCCTGGGCGGAGTTTGCGGTGCCGCTCCACGCGAAGGTCGCGGGCGCACTCAACCTGCATGCACTGAGCCTCGACGCGCCGCTCGACTGCTTCGTCTGTTTCTCGTCAATCAGCGCGCTGTTCGGTACTGCCGGGCAGGCAAATTATGCGGCGGCGAACGCATACCTCGACGCGCTCGTCGGTGCCCGCCGCACTCTCGGGCTGCCGGCAACGAGTATCCAGTGGGGGCCGTTCGCGGAAGTCGGCATGGCAGCCTCGCTCGATCGCGCGCATCGCGACAAGGCCACCGCGCGCGGCCTGCAGCTGCTGGCGCCGGACGAGCTTCTGAAACACATCGAAGCGGCACGGCGCGCCGACGTGGCCACGGTCGTGATCGGTAACGACGACTGGCAGCGCTACGCGCAGACGGAACCGTCCGAAGGCGTGCGCAAGCTGCTCGCCGACTGGCTCCCGACGGAGGCGGCCGACACCGCACGCGTCGCGACCCACGACGAGCGCGACCGCTTCGACGCGCTGGCGCTGCCGGCCTTGCGCGACGCGCTGGCGATCTATCTGCAGGCGCAGATCGCGGTGATGCTCGGCCGCTCCGCCGAGGAGGTCGCGCCGACTCGTGGCTTCCTGGAACTCGGGCTGGATTCGCTGGCCGCCGTCGAGTTTCGCAGCAAGGTGCAGCGCGACCTGAGACTGTCATTGCCGGCGACCTTCGCGTTCGACTACGGCAACGTCGAACTCGGCGCCGACTTCCTGTTCGAGCGGCTAAAGGCTGCGCGCGCGCCGGCGGCGGACGAAGCCGTGCCGGCGGCGGGGATCGGGAGTCCGGAGCCGGCGGCCGCGGAAGCCGTGGACGATGTCGATGCGGAACTGGCGCGCCTCGAGGCGTCGCTGCGCCGTTGA
- a CDS encoding carbamoyltransferase: MHVLGISGLDRAISFRERRYPDIQRRELRITQGLDAAAALVGPGGIVGAAAEERFTGHKGIERFPAGAIAAVLAQAGLRLDQIDRIAHGFAYDAVAGSLPQTGDIRAEFEQVQSRAAQLSVLNEHWGDGPWDEKLVQVPHHLAHAASAYYPSGMDDALVFVSDGMGETESASIWTGHNGRLTQVASVSHRHSLGVLYGLFTLHLGFRFNSGEYKVMGLAPYGDPRPYFAKLSELVRLQDDGFYTIPILQLNETPIEMATYRASLRVIEELFGKPRLPDEPITQAHMDLAAALQAVLQNTTLHTLRTFRASTGARHLCMAGGVALNCTANGVVLRSRLFKRTFVQPAAGDDGTALGAALYVQSAHDPDAVMQPMSMPFWGTHEDDSAICAALDKPWLDVRRVDDTAELARMTAELLAHEQIVGWFQGAMEFGPRALGNRSILADPRSPSMRARVNALVKKREDFRPFAPAVLAHRAAEFFDVRSSEVETFAHMLYVTGVKAAHRDALPAVTHFDGSARVQTVFAERNPRFYQLIESFEHAAGIPILLNTSFNVRGQPIVRTAEEAVETFREARLDALVIGNYLATLKA, encoded by the coding sequence ATGCATGTCCTTGGGATTAGCGGGCTGGACCGCGCCATTTCGTTTCGCGAGCGGCGCTACCCAGATATCCAGCGCCGTGAACTGCGTATCACGCAAGGGCTGGACGCCGCCGCGGCGCTGGTCGGCCCGGGCGGCATCGTCGGGGCGGCGGCGGAAGAGCGCTTCACCGGCCACAAGGGCATCGAGCGCTTTCCGGCGGGTGCGATTGCCGCGGTATTGGCCCAAGCAGGCCTGCGGCTCGACCAGATCGATCGCATTGCGCACGGCTTCGCCTACGATGCCGTCGCCGGATCGCTGCCGCAGACGGGTGATATACGCGCGGAGTTCGAGCAGGTCCAGTCGCGTGCCGCGCAACTGAGCGTACTGAACGAGCACTGGGGCGATGGGCCATGGGACGAGAAGCTCGTGCAGGTGCCGCATCATCTCGCGCACGCGGCCAGCGCCTACTACCCCAGCGGCATGGACGACGCGCTGGTGTTCGTCTCAGACGGGATGGGCGAGACCGAGAGCGCCTCGATCTGGACCGGCCACAACGGACGCCTCACCCAGGTTGCGAGCGTGTCGCATCGGCATTCGCTCGGCGTGCTGTACGGGCTGTTTACGCTGCACCTCGGGTTCCGCTTCAACTCGGGAGAATACAAGGTGATGGGCCTGGCACCGTACGGCGACCCGCGCCCGTACTTCGCGAAGCTGAGCGAGCTGGTGCGCCTGCAAGACGACGGCTTCTACACGATCCCGATCCTGCAGCTGAACGAGACACCGATCGAGATGGCGACCTATCGCGCGTCGCTACGAGTCATCGAGGAGCTGTTCGGTAAGCCGCGCCTGCCGGACGAGCCGATCACCCAGGCCCACATGGATCTTGCCGCCGCGCTGCAGGCCGTGCTGCAGAACACGACGCTGCATACGCTGCGAACGTTCAGGGCGAGCACCGGCGCGCGCCACCTTTGCATGGCGGGCGGCGTCGCGCTCAACTGCACCGCGAACGGCGTCGTGCTGCGCAGCCGTCTGTTCAAGCGCACCTTCGTGCAGCCCGCTGCGGGCGACGACGGCACGGCGCTCGGTGCGGCGCTCTACGTGCAGAGCGCGCACGACCCGGATGCGGTGATGCAGCCGATGAGCATGCCGTTCTGGGGCACGCACGAGGACGACAGTGCGATTTGCGCCGCGCTCGACAAGCCGTGGCTCGACGTGCGCCGCGTCGACGACACGGCAGAGCTGGCGCGCATGACGGCGGAGCTCCTCGCGCACGAGCAGATCGTCGGCTGGTTCCAGGGCGCGATGGAATTCGGCCCGCGCGCGCTCGGTAATCGCAGCATTCTCGCCGACCCGCGCTCGCCGTCGATGCGTGCGCGCGTCAACGCGCTGGTGAAGAAGCGCGAAGACTTTCGGCCGTTCGCACCGGCCGTGCTGGCGCACCGTGCAGCGGAGTTCTTCGACGTCAGGAGCAGCGAAGTGGAGACCTTCGCGCACATGCTGTACGTGACCGGCGTGAAGGCCGCGCACCGTGACGCGTTGCCTGCCGTCACGCACTTCGACGGCTCAGCGCGTGTGCAGACGGTGTTCGCCGAGCGCAATCCGCGTTTTTATCAGCTTATCGAATCATTCGAGCATGCGGCGGGCATTCCGATCCTGCTGAATACCTCCTTCAACGTGCGCGGCCAGCCGATCGTGCGTACCGCTGAAGAGGCCGTTGAGACATTTCGGGAAGCACGCCTTGACGCGCTGGTAATCGGGAATTATCTGGCAACGCTGAAGGCGTGA
- the bioB gene encoding biotin synthase BioB, with product MSHDISSDGGRACAARRSADEAVRHDWTHGEIAALFALPLTDLLYSAQTIQRRFHGGRPLQISQLLSIKTGGCPEDCGYCSQSVHADTLLPASKLMDLDAVLAAAASAKAAGVQRFCMGAAWRSPRERDLERVCDMITGVKALGLETCVTLGMLTEPQAKRLADAGLDFYNHNIDTGPAYYSMVASTRTLDDRLETLEHVRGAGLKVCCGGIVGMGESRDDRIGMLQTLSNLPIHPESVPINSLMRVPGTALADADGVDGLEFVRTIAVARILMPESVVRLSAGRDHMSDELQALCFLAGAGSVFMGDRLLTTPNPTLERDEHLITRLGALPERAR from the coding sequence ATGAGTCATGACATCTCGTCGGATGGAGGGCGCGCGTGCGCAGCCAGGCGGAGCGCCGACGAAGCGGTTCGGCACGATTGGACACACGGAGAGATCGCGGCGCTGTTCGCGCTGCCGCTGACGGATCTTCTGTACAGCGCACAGACCATCCAGCGCCGCTTCCATGGGGGACGTCCGTTGCAGATTTCGCAGCTGCTGTCGATCAAGACCGGCGGATGCCCCGAGGACTGTGGCTATTGCAGTCAATCGGTGCATGCCGACACGCTGCTGCCGGCGAGCAAGCTGATGGATCTCGATGCGGTGCTGGCTGCCGCGGCGTCTGCAAAGGCGGCTGGCGTACAGCGGTTTTGCATGGGCGCAGCATGGCGCAGTCCGCGCGAGCGGGATCTCGAGCGTGTGTGCGACATGATCACGGGGGTAAAGGCGCTGGGCCTCGAGACTTGCGTGACGCTGGGCATGCTGACCGAGCCTCAGGCCAAGCGACTGGCGGATGCCGGCCTGGATTTCTACAACCACAACATCGACACCGGGCCCGCCTACTACTCGATGGTCGCAAGCACGCGCACGCTCGATGATCGCCTGGAGACCCTCGAACATGTGCGCGGCGCGGGTCTCAAGGTGTGCTGCGGCGGCATCGTCGGCATGGGCGAAAGCCGCGACGACCGTATCGGCATGCTGCAGACCCTCTCGAACCTGCCGATCCATCCCGAGTCGGTGCCGATCAATTCGCTGATGCGGGTTCCTGGCACCGCGCTGGCCGACGCCGACGGCGTCGACGGGCTGGAGTTCGTGCGCACGATCGCGGTCGCCCGGATTCTGATGCCGGAATCGGTGGTCCGCCTGTCGGCGGGCCGGGATCACATGAGTGATGAACTGCAGGCGCTGTGCTTCCTGGCCGGTGCCGGCTCGGTGTTCATGGGCGACCGGCTGCTGACGACACCTAACCCGACACTCGAGCGAGATGAGCATCTGATCACGAGGCTGGGTGCGCTGCCCGAGCGTGCGCGTTGA